In Paenibacillus kyungheensis, the following are encoded in one genomic region:
- a CDS encoding phosphate ABC transporter substrate-binding protein, whose amino-acid sequence MSRKLPILLFTLTMILVLAACGSKTGTTGSGSTTGTTGEASTGTELSGSVLAVGSTALQPLVDQVAQKFMADSKYANISVQVQGGGSGTGLTQVSEGQANIGNSDVFAEEKLDADKAKELVDHQVAVVAIATVANEAAGVTNLTKQQLIDIFTGKVKNWKDVGGKDQAIVIVNRPSSSGTRATYEKFALGQKVEDLAGSIQEDSSGTVKKLVTETPGAIGYLALSYLDDSLKAIQYDGVDANVENVESGKYPVWAYEHMYTKGEPDAATKALLDYMLTDEVQNGDVKDLGYISISGMQVKRDVDGKITK is encoded by the coding sequence ATGTCTAGAAAACTGCCAATTTTATTATTTACACTGACGATGATTCTTGTACTTGCTGCTTGTGGTTCTAAAACAGGTACTACAGGGTCAGGGTCAACAACTGGTACTACAGGAGAAGCTTCCACAGGTACAGAACTTAGCGGGTCCGTGCTTGCTGTAGGATCGACTGCATTACAACCATTGGTTGATCAAGTCGCTCAGAAATTCATGGCAGATTCAAAATATGCTAACATCTCCGTTCAAGTACAAGGCGGCGGTAGTGGTACAGGATTGACTCAAGTATCTGAAGGTCAAGCAAACATTGGTAACTCTGATGTATTTGCAGAAGAAAAATTAGATGCTGATAAAGCAAAAGAATTGGTTGATCATCAAGTAGCGGTTGTTGCGATTGCAACAGTAGCGAACGAAGCAGCTGGTGTTACAAACTTAACAAAACAACAATTAATCGATATTTTCACTGGTAAAGTGAAAAACTGGAAAGATGTTGGCGGTAAAGATCAAGCAATCGTTATCGTTAACCGTCCAAGCAGCTCAGGTACTCGTGCAACTTATGAGAAATTTGCTCTAGGACAAAAAGTAGAAGATTTGGCAGGTTCAATCCAAGAAGATTCTTCAGGAACAGTTAAGAAATTGGTAACTGAAACTCCAGGTGCTATTGGTTACTTGGCTCTTTCTTACCTTGATGATAGCCTTAAAGCGATTCAATACGATGGTGTTGATGCTAACGTAGAGAACGTTGAAAGTGGTAAATACCCTGTCTGGGCTTATGAGCACATGTATACAAAAGGCGAGCCTGATGCAGCAACAAAAGCTTTGCTTGATTACATGTTGACTGACGAAGTACAAAATGGTGATGTAAAAGATCTTGGGTATATCTCGATCTCTGGTATGCAAGTAAAACGTGATGTTGATGGTAAGATCACGAAGTAA
- the pstC gene encoding phosphate ABC transporter permease subunit PstC, with amino-acid sequence MEQSNTTPREARRRAWPMEKHRVEDWIGKIYTSICVVFLIAVIISIVYFVTSKGVATFAVNGVSLKEFFLGTNWNPQADTPSFGALPFITGSFMVTVLAALIASPLSISAALFMTEIVPSFGKRILQPAIELLSGIPSVVYGFIGLSVIVPFLREHVGGQGIGIGAGALVLSIMILPTITSVAADALASLPRGLREASYALGATRWQTIYRVVLPTVMPALLTGIVLGMARAFGEALAVQMVIGNSPHIPTSLLESASTLTSVITLGMGNTAMGSIQNNALWSMALVLMLMTFVFVLIIRLLERRNRL; translated from the coding sequence ATGGAGCAATCCAACACAACTCCAAGAGAAGCACGGAGGCGCGCCTGGCCTATGGAAAAGCATCGCGTAGAAGACTGGATCGGTAAAATTTACACGTCTATCTGTGTCGTATTTCTGATTGCTGTTATTATATCGATTGTTTATTTTGTAACATCTAAAGGTGTGGCTACCTTTGCGGTCAATGGCGTAAGTCTAAAAGAATTTTTCTTAGGCACAAATTGGAATCCTCAAGCAGATACGCCTTCTTTTGGAGCATTACCGTTTATTACAGGTTCATTTATGGTTACTGTGCTTGCAGCATTAATCGCTAGCCCGTTGAGTATCTCGGCAGCTTTATTTATGACAGAGATTGTACCTAGCTTTGGTAAACGTATCCTTCAACCAGCGATTGAATTGCTATCAGGTATTCCTTCGGTGGTGTACGGATTTATCGGTTTGAGTGTCATTGTACCGTTTCTACGTGAACATGTAGGCGGACAAGGAATTGGGATCGGCGCAGGAGCACTGGTATTGTCTATTATGATTTTGCCAACGATTACGAGTGTTGCTGCGGACGCTCTCGCTTCTCTTCCACGCGGATTACGTGAAGCTTCGTATGCGCTAGGTGCTACACGCTGGCAAACGATTTATCGTGTAGTGTTGCCAACAGTAATGCCTGCATTGTTAACAGGTATCGTACTGGGTATGGCTCGTGCTTTTGGTGAAGCATTGGCTGTACAGATGGTTATTGGTAACTCGCCACATATCCCTACATCCTTACTGGAATCTGCTTCGACTCTTACCAGCGTAATCACATTGGGTATGGGTAACACAGCGATGGGATCTATTCAGAATAATGCGTTGTGGAGTATGGCGCTTGTCTTGATGTTGATGACATTTGTCTTCGTCTTGATTATTCGTCTACTTGAAAGGAGAAACCGGTTATGA
- the pstA gene encoding phosphate ABC transporter permease PstA yields MSTVKVNHKARKRAKATDKVATVLIVTFAMAIVAILIGLLGFILFRGLGHISWSFLTTVPQTMRAGGGIGPQLFNSLFLLFLTMLITVPLGLGAGIYMSEYAKPGKLTNFIRLVVEVLSSFPSIVIGLFGLLLIVNTFNLGFSLLSGALALTIFNLPLMVRITEQAFAGVPKEQKEAGLALGLSKWKIITSIMLPVAIPSLITGTILASGRVFGEAAALLFTAGMSTPPLDFSNWNPLSPRSPINPLRPAETLAVYIWKVNSEGIAPDATQIAAGASAVLVIMVLIFNLLARFLGRTLYRYMTASRRMN; encoded by the coding sequence ATGAGCACAGTAAAAGTCAATCATAAAGCAAGAAAACGCGCGAAAGCCACTGATAAAGTGGCTACTGTGCTCATCGTTACTTTTGCAATGGCGATTGTAGCGATTCTAATTGGTTTACTTGGATTTATTTTATTTCGTGGACTTGGACATATCAGTTGGAGCTTTTTAACAACGGTTCCGCAGACGATGCGAGCTGGCGGAGGAATTGGGCCTCAGTTGTTTAACTCCTTATTCTTATTATTCTTAACGATGTTGATTACTGTTCCACTTGGTCTTGGAGCAGGTATCTATATGTCTGAATATGCCAAACCGGGTAAGTTAACTAACTTTATTCGCTTGGTCGTAGAAGTATTATCTTCTTTCCCTTCTATCGTTATCGGTTTGTTCGGTTTGTTGTTAATCGTAAATACATTTAATCTTGGATTCTCTTTACTATCCGGTGCACTTGCCTTGACGATCTTTAACTTACCGTTAATGGTACGGATTACCGAGCAAGCTTTTGCAGGTGTTCCCAAAGAGCAAAAAGAAGCAGGTCTTGCACTCGGTCTATCCAAGTGGAAAATCATCACTTCGATTATGCTACCGGTTGCTATTCCTTCTTTAATTACAGGTACCATCTTGGCATCTGGTCGTGTATTTGGTGAAGCGGCAGCTCTATTATTTACAGCAGGTATGAGTACACCGCCACTTGATTTCTCGAACTGGAATCCACTGAGTCCACGTTCACCAATCAATCCTCTTCGTCCGGCTGAGACATTAGCGGTCTATATTTGGAAAGTAAACAGTGAAGGTATTGCTCCAGATGCTACGCAGATTGCAGCAGGCGCTTCAGCTGTACTTGTAATTATGGTGTTAATCTTCAATCTATTAGCTCGTTTCTTAGGACGTACTCTTTATCGTTATATGACCGCTTCAAGACGAATGAATTAA
- the pstB gene encoding phosphate ABC transporter ATP-binding protein PstB — translation MALPFSTEDLSIYYGEYQAVKNISMSFPAQSVTALIGPSGCGKSTFLRSLNRMNDEIAGSRTTGHIWMDGIDLTASSTDVIKLRQRIGMVWQRPNPFFKSIYENIAFGPRYYGTKNRKQLDEIVESSLRKAALWDEVKDRLKESALSLSGGQQQRLCIARALSVTPQILLLDEPASALDPVSTGKVEELISELKDELRIVIVTHNMQQAARVSNYTAYFYLGKLMEHGETDTIFTNPTQQSTQDYIMGRFG, via the coding sequence ATGGCATTACCTTTTAGTACAGAAGATTTAAGCATCTATTATGGTGAGTATCAAGCCGTTAAAAATATAAGTATGTCTTTCCCGGCACAAAGTGTTACTGCACTGATCGGTCCTTCCGGTTGTGGTAAATCTACATTTCTTCGTTCTTTGAATCGGATGAATGATGAGATCGCGGGTTCTCGCACAACAGGACATATCTGGATGGATGGCATTGATCTGACTGCCTCTTCTACAGATGTAATTAAGCTTCGTCAACGGATCGGTATGGTATGGCAACGTCCTAACCCATTTTTCAAATCGATCTATGAAAATATTGCGTTTGGCCCTCGTTATTATGGAACCAAAAATCGCAAACAACTGGATGAAATTGTAGAGTCTAGCTTACGTAAAGCGGCACTCTGGGACGAAGTCAAAGATCGATTAAAAGAATCTGCTTTGTCTTTGTCCGGTGGACAGCAACAACGTCTATGTATAGCCCGTGCGTTATCAGTAACACCACAGATTTTGCTACTAGATGAACCCGCTTCTGCACTTGATCCGGTGTCTACAGGTAAAGTCGAAGAATTGATCAGTGAACTGAAAGATGAACTACGCATCGTTATTGTTACCCACAACATGCAACAAGCAGCACGAGTATCGAATTATACAGCATACTTCTATTTGGGTAAATTGATGGAACATGGTGAAACCGATACAATTTTCACCAATCCAACTCAACAATCAACTCAAGATTATATTATGGGACGCTTCGGATGA
- a CDS encoding TraX family protein, whose protein sequence is MSTLTLHKGITLNHFQLKCLGILLMVFDHVHQFFYIDGIPMWFTWLGRIVAPIFLFLSAEGFHYTRNRFKYLLHLYIGFVGMNIVSQILQTTFPSDNVLMNNIFGTLFLAVLYMLFIDYLVQSIRQHHWWRMLGAIGLMIVPIVLSFAMMSLLSQEHIPSWSLYIMYVLPTPILVEGGYLFILLGIMFYLLRKYRLGQLIGLILFSLMIGVLSGSSLLDLDTNFQWLMILAVIPIWLYNGEKGRSMKYFFYLFYPAHIYFLYLLAYWIQQ, encoded by the coding sequence TTGTCTACACTAACACTTCATAAAGGAATTACACTCAATCATTTTCAACTTAAATGTCTAGGGATACTGTTGATGGTTTTTGATCATGTGCATCAATTTTTTTATATCGATGGAATACCGATGTGGTTTACATGGTTGGGTCGCATTGTTGCGCCTATCTTTTTATTTTTAAGTGCAGAAGGATTTCATTATACCCGTAATCGATTCAAATATTTATTGCATTTGTATATTGGTTTTGTAGGGATGAATATTGTGAGCCAAATACTACAAACTACATTTCCTTCAGATAATGTACTCATGAATAATATTTTTGGGACGTTATTTCTAGCTGTGCTTTATATGCTGTTTATTGATTATTTGGTGCAAAGTATTCGTCAACATCACTGGTGGCGCATGTTAGGGGCTATCGGTCTGATGATTGTTCCTATTGTGTTGAGCTTTGCAATGATGAGCCTGTTATCGCAAGAACATATTCCATCATGGAGCTTGTATATCATGTATGTATTACCTACACCTATATTGGTTGAAGGTGGTTACTTATTTATTTTGCTCGGTATTATGTTCTATCTATTGCGCAAATATCGTCTGGGGCAACTGATTGGTTTGATCTTATTTTCGCTAATGATTGGTGTATTATCCGGTTCTTCTCTACTTGATTTGGATACTAATTTTCAGTGGTTGATGATTCTGGCTGTTATTCCTATCTGGTTATATAACGGGGAAAAAGGGCGTAGTATGAAATATTTCTTTTATCTATTCTATCCTGCTCATATTTATTTTCTTTATCTACTCGCTTATTGGATACAACAGTAA
- a CDS encoding glycoside hydrolase family 3 protein: MEQTQKYVFQDHTVDIDTRVKDLVSHLTEEEKIESMLQYQPAVERLGLAGYKHGTEAAHGIAWLGEATFFPQPTGLACTWDADLMKKIGNVISDEARVVYKRNPEVNGLTLWAPTVDMERDPRWGRNEEAYGEDPKLTGELTSHLVQGIQGDHPTYLKAVATLKHFLGNNNEVERGSGSSSIDPRNMREYYLKAFEQPFVEGGAKSMMTAYNSINGTPAILHPLVNEVVKGEWGMDGFIVSDAGDVMGIMNDHHYYDSHTPGVAESVKAGIDSITDDAELSKTALREALANGQLTFEDIDGALFNTFRVRFLLGEFDPAELNPYAHIGEEAMMTPEAQALSLEASRKSIVLLKNDNQTLPLSKTTTGKVAIIGELGNVVYRDWYSGTLPYAVTAVEGIQGKTAGKVVYQDGNDRITLTSTATGAPLSIQPDPVTEAGSQPEKSVNPNELNLNKPITGILSASSESTTEQHVFELSDWGFGSYTLRSPEQKYWTTNDEQAIVTASADEAYGWFVKEVFGLQPQANGKTTITTWNGKIVSVDPTSGQLTVTESSEAIDEQSSFEKKVIENGLEQVIAAAQSADTAIVFVGNNPLINGKEEIDRPSLELAASQLQMVQEVYKVNPNTVVVVVGSYPFAMEWVEEHIPAIIYLSHVGQELGNAVADVLYGDYAPAGRLNMTWYRSEEQLSDIRDYDIIRTGRTYQYFEGDVLYPFGHGLTYGNFQYSNIQVISSELEADEVIELSVHVANIGEIDSEEVVQLYTRADHSRVKRPLKTLQAFRRIHVAAGASQTVHFTIPVKELAFWDVTRDQYCVESGTYTLMIGHSSADITQHIGIKVNGEVIPARDLTVSTRAENYDNYHQVWLGESKEGGAVVEAITDGAWILFQDVEFGTGVEHFEARIATTEDQAKIEIVLDQVDQASVGAIVLNTASGDQSWSTEQTAITGVTGKHDVYLKLAKGVRISTFQFGS; the protein is encoded by the coding sequence ATGGAACAAACTCAAAAATACGTATTTCAGGATCATACCGTAGATATAGACACTCGTGTAAAGGATTTGGTATCGCATTTAACAGAGGAAGAAAAGATCGAATCCATGTTGCAGTATCAGCCTGCTGTTGAGCGTCTGGGACTGGCAGGATATAAGCATGGTACAGAAGCGGCACATGGCATAGCATGGCTAGGCGAAGCTACTTTTTTCCCGCAACCGACAGGCTTGGCTTGTACGTGGGATGCTGACTTGATGAAAAAAATCGGTAATGTCATTTCAGATGAAGCTCGGGTAGTGTACAAACGTAATCCAGAAGTGAATGGGTTAACTTTATGGGCGCCTACAGTAGATATGGAACGTGATCCACGTTGGGGACGTAACGAAGAAGCATATGGTGAAGATCCCAAATTGACCGGTGAGTTGACCAGTCATCTTGTGCAAGGGATTCAAGGCGATCATCCTACATACCTCAAAGCAGTAGCGACATTAAAACATTTTCTTGGTAACAATAATGAAGTAGAACGTGGTAGTGGTTCATCGAGTATTGATCCGCGGAATATGCGTGAATATTATTTAAAAGCGTTTGAACAGCCTTTTGTAGAAGGCGGAGCCAAGTCGATGATGACCGCATATAATTCGATCAATGGCACGCCAGCTATTCTTCATCCGCTGGTAAATGAAGTCGTCAAAGGCGAATGGGGAATGGATGGATTTATCGTTAGCGATGCAGGCGATGTTATGGGAATTATGAATGATCATCATTATTACGATTCTCATACACCAGGTGTTGCAGAGTCTGTCAAAGCTGGAATAGACAGTATCACCGATGATGCAGAATTATCCAAAACAGCTTTGCGTGAAGCTTTGGCTAATGGTCAGCTCACATTTGAAGATATTGATGGGGCTTTATTCAATACGTTTCGTGTTCGCTTTCTATTAGGGGAATTCGATCCTGCGGAACTGAATCCATATGCTCATATCGGTGAAGAAGCGATGATGACTCCAGAAGCTCAAGCGCTATCACTAGAAGCTTCACGTAAATCAATAGTATTGCTCAAAAATGACAATCAGACTTTACCATTATCCAAAACGACTACTGGAAAAGTAGCTATAATCGGAGAACTTGGTAATGTAGTATATCGAGATTGGTATTCAGGTACTTTGCCTTATGCAGTTACAGCGGTAGAAGGAATTCAAGGTAAAACGGCTGGAAAAGTAGTATATCAAGATGGTAATGATCGGATTACATTGACTTCTACAGCAACAGGAGCGCCATTGTCGATCCAACCTGATCCAGTAACAGAAGCAGGCAGTCAGCCAGAAAAATCAGTCAATCCGAATGAATTGAATCTCAATAAACCTATTACAGGGATACTGAGCGCATCGAGTGAATCCACTACAGAGCAGCATGTATTTGAATTGTCTGACTGGGGATTCGGCAGTTATACGTTACGTTCTCCAGAGCAGAAATATTGGACAACTAATGATGAGCAAGCGATCGTAACCGCATCTGCTGATGAAGCGTATGGTTGGTTTGTAAAAGAAGTTTTTGGACTTCAACCTCAAGCAAATGGTAAAACGACCATCACCACATGGAATGGCAAAATCGTTTCGGTAGATCCAACTTCCGGTCAATTAACAGTGACAGAATCATCAGAAGCGATCGATGAGCAGTCTTCTTTTGAGAAAAAAGTGATAGAAAATGGGTTAGAGCAAGTCATCGCTGCCGCTCAATCAGCAGATACTGCTATTGTATTTGTAGGGAATAACCCTTTAATTAACGGAAAAGAAGAAATCGATCGTCCTAGCTTAGAATTAGCAGCATCTCAACTTCAAATGGTACAAGAAGTATACAAAGTGAATCCGAACACAGTGGTAGTGGTTGTCGGAAGTTATCCATTTGCGATGGAGTGGGTGGAAGAACATATTCCTGCGATTATTTATCTTTCTCATGTAGGGCAAGAGTTAGGCAATGCAGTAGCTGATGTATTATATGGAGATTATGCTCCAGCAGGTCGTCTGAATATGACATGGTATCGTTCTGAAGAACAGCTAAGTGATATTCGAGATTACGATATTATTCGTACAGGTAGAACGTATCAGTATTTTGAAGGCGATGTGTTGTATCCTTTCGGTCATGGTCTAACGTATGGGAATTTCCAATACAGTAATATTCAAGTAATCTCGTCTGAATTAGAAGCAGATGAAGTAATCGAATTATCTGTACATGTCGCTAATATCGGTGAGATCGATAGCGAAGAAGTAGTGCAATTGTATACTCGTGCTGATCATTCTCGTGTAAAGCGTCCGCTCAAAACATTACAAGCGTTCCGCCGTATTCATGTAGCAGCAGGAGCATCACAGACCGTACATTTTACAATACCTGTGAAAGAATTAGCATTCTGGGATGTCACACGTGATCAATATTGTGTGGAGTCGGGCACGTATACTTTGATGATTGGACATTCTTCAGCAGATATTACTCAGCATATCGGTATCAAAGTCAATGGAGAAGTTATTCCTGCGCGTGACCTAACGGTGAGCACACGAGCTGAAAATTATGATAACTATCATCAAGTATGGCTTGGTGAATCCAAAGAAGGTGGCGCTGTCGTAGAAGCTATCACAGACGGGGCATGGATACTATTCCAAGATGTAGAATTTGGTACAGGAGTAGAGCATTTTGAGGCTCGTATCGCTACTACAGAAGATCAAGCGAAGATCGAGATTGTATTGGATCAAGTAGATCAAGCCAGTGTAGGCGCTATAGTGCTTAACACTGCATCAGGTGATCAAAGCTGGAGCACAGAGCAAACAGCCATCACAGGGGTTACAGGGAAGCATGATGTCTATCTCAAGCTTGCTAAAGGGGTGCGAATCTCTACATTTCAATTTGGATCATAA
- a CDS encoding toxic anion resistance protein, giving the protein MASQPITLKKEDEHKVMQEASMIIQRVSQADQMQLDTLMDEVGKLGMQTQERAGQTLQMLDRPVNDLMSGKSKEVSNLILSLRNECEELQQSKNVGLFGKLLRKSPIKNYVYKYQSVKTNVDAIVIGLRDGKDNLEENMISMRTLKRNSLEEIYQLQYKIEMGNKLKDLFEKEIQKPENAPRKVYLERGLRKVVTRIQSMTENIMLFNQAIAATDIVNDTNDKLIDSVNDSVYKAANLIKISAMIALAIEDQERVANAVESVNQTIEDQFKRNAEMLKVNSERSAELLKKPTMSLESVNQAINDLMSALDNSEQSNRDIIASCKDYTVKLSGINDMMTKRLGLDSADAKNDPIASITGSTTGSAPSSAPSSSPSRDPLADLLK; this is encoded by the coding sequence ATGGCAAGTCAACCTATTACGTTAAAAAAAGAAGATGAACACAAAGTGATGCAAGAAGCATCGATGATCATTCAGCGGGTATCGCAAGCAGATCAGATGCAGTTAGATACACTGATGGACGAAGTCGGTAAGCTTGGGATGCAGACACAAGAGCGCGCAGGACAGACGCTACAGATGCTAGACCGTCCGGTGAATGATCTTATGAGTGGCAAATCCAAAGAAGTGTCTAACCTAATCCTATCGCTTCGTAATGAGTGTGAAGAATTACAACAAAGTAAAAATGTAGGCCTATTCGGTAAATTGTTACGCAAATCACCGATCAAAAATTATGTCTACAAATATCAATCTGTCAAAACAAATGTCGATGCGATCGTGATCGGGCTTCGTGATGGGAAAGACAATCTCGAAGAAAATATGATTAGTATGCGTACACTCAAACGCAATTCATTAGAAGAAATTTATCAACTCCAATATAAGATCGAAATGGGCAACAAGCTGAAAGATTTATTTGAAAAAGAAATTCAGAAGCCTGAGAATGCGCCCCGAAAAGTATACTTAGAACGTGGTCTACGTAAAGTGGTCACCCGTATTCAATCAATGACTGAAAATATTATGCTGTTTAATCAAGCAATCGCGGCAACTGATATCGTCAATGATACGAATGATAAGTTGATCGATTCAGTCAACGACTCTGTTTACAAAGCAGCGAACTTAATCAAAATTTCAGCGATGATTGCACTTGCTATAGAAGATCAAGAACGTGTAGCAAATGCTGTTGAAAGTGTAAATCAGACAATCGAAGATCAATTTAAACGCAATGCAGAAATGCTGAAAGTAAACAGTGAACGTTCCGCAGAATTGCTCAAAAAGCCAACGATGTCTCTGGAATCAGTTAATCAAGCAATCAATGATCTGATGTCTGCCCTGGATAACTCGGAACAATCGAACCGCGATATTATCGCTAGTTGTAAAGACTACACTGTAAAATTATCCGGTATCAACGATATGATGACCAAGCGTCTTGGATTAGATAGTGCAGATGCAAAGAATGATCCAATCGCATCAATTACAGGTTCTACAACTGGTTCTGCGCCATCATCGGCACCAAGCTCTTCACCTTCACGCGATCCATTAGCCGATTTATTAAAATAA
- a CDS encoding ATP-grasp domain-containing protein: MSHKVRVWFNRWFAVGYHYMNNIRHNPDGLEFEIYGTHRDAEHVSFQACDYTEIEPALPGDEYVAYCLDFCKRHKIDVFVPRWRMINIVRAIHSFEAIGVKVVACTNLELLDVIEDKGNFYRSVEQNGLMVVPEYHLVHNVEQFKQAYHDLMSKGLGVCFKPTRSEGGLGFRVIQSNYNALQELLDVPNVNISYEQTVQILSSVESFPELMVMEVLEGHEYSIDCLASPTGELLAAVPRRKADGGRARLLENVPELIKLAEEVAQFYKIPYNYNLQLKYQGDTPKVLEINPRMSGGLHISCLSGVDFPYLAVKLALGYPVEKQNPEFGILASYVEQPVLIRKLEQS; the protein is encoded by the coding sequence ATGAGTCATAAGGTACGTGTCTGGTTCAATCGTTGGTTTGCTGTCGGATATCATTATATGAACAATATTCGTCATAACCCAGATGGACTGGAATTTGAAATCTATGGTACACATCGGGATGCTGAACATGTTTCGTTTCAAGCATGTGATTACACCGAGATTGAACCGGCATTGCCGGGTGATGAGTATGTGGCGTACTGTCTAGATTTCTGTAAGCGTCATAAGATCGATGTATTTGTTCCACGCTGGCGCATGATCAATATTGTACGAGCGATTCATTCTTTTGAAGCGATCGGAGTTAAAGTCGTTGCTTGTACCAATCTAGAATTGCTTGATGTTATCGAAGATAAAGGAAACTTTTACCGTTCGGTTGAGCAAAATGGTCTGATGGTTGTACCTGAATATCATCTGGTGCACAATGTCGAACAATTCAAGCAAGCGTATCATGATCTGATGAGCAAAGGATTAGGGGTATGCTTTAAGCCGACCCGCTCTGAAGGTGGACTTGGATTTCGGGTGATCCAATCGAATTATAATGCTTTGCAAGAATTGTTGGATGTACCTAATGTAAATATTTCGTATGAGCAGACGGTTCAGATCTTGTCGTCAGTTGAGTCTTTCCCCGAGCTTATGGTTATGGAAGTACTAGAAGGGCATGAATATAGTATTGATTGTCTGGCTTCACCGACCGGAGAATTGTTAGCAGCAGTTCCTCGTCGCAAAGCCGATGGTGGACGTGCCCGTTTACTTGAGAATGTACCGGAATTGATTAAGCTGGCGGAGGAAGTGGCGCAGTTCTATAAGATTCCGTATAATTATAATTTACAACTGAAATATCAAGGTGATACTCCGAAAGTATTAGAGATTAATCCTCGCATGTCTGGCGGATTGCATATTTCTTGTCTCAGTGGTGTCGATTTCCCTTACCTCGCTGTAAAATTAGCATTAGGATATCCCGTAGAAAAGCAAAATCCAGAGTTTGGTATTCTGGCAAGCTATGTAGAACAGCCGGTATTGATTCGTAAATTGGAACAATCCTGA
- a CDS encoding HAD family hydrolase, with the protein MIYASDLDQTLIYSVRSMGMDIDLSVMQPAETYKERIISYISIATLQQLQQVAEQITFVPVTTRTLDQYARIHIFQNKVIPQYAITSNGANILVDGVVDEEWHKQILADVYTKSAPAAEALALFHTVSDPSWIVAEHFWESTFYSIVVDRELMPLDTVLALQPQLEALGWGMSVQGRKVYLVPFPVSKNRAIAEVKQRVGASKVIASGDSILDRGLLDVADYSIAPAHGELYRESIAEPALRHYSFTSTSGILAADEILQYVVATLDQEGKVSYES; encoded by the coding sequence ATGATCTATGCGAGTGATCTGGATCAGACGTTAATTTATTCTGTACGTTCGATGGGAATGGATATCGATCTATCGGTGATGCAACCTGCGGAAACGTATAAAGAACGTATTATTTCTTATATTTCGATAGCTACACTGCAACAGTTACAACAAGTGGCTGAGCAGATTACGTTTGTCCCGGTAACGACCCGTACACTGGATCAATATGCGCGTATTCATATTTTTCAAAATAAAGTCATTCCCCAATACGCAATCACCAGTAATGGAGCGAATATTTTAGTTGACGGTGTAGTGGATGAAGAGTGGCACAAGCAGATTTTGGCGGATGTGTATACCAAGTCAGCTCCTGCGGCAGAAGCATTAGCGTTATTTCATACGGTATCTGATCCAAGCTGGATCGTTGCTGAACATTTCTGGGAAAGTACATTTTATTCGATTGTAGTGGATCGTGAATTGATGCCACTGGATACAGTACTTGCTCTTCAACCGCAATTAGAAGCGTTAGGGTGGGGCATGTCGGTTCAAGGTCGCAAAGTGTATCTGGTTCCTTTTCCAGTTAGTAAAAATCGAGCAATAGCAGAAGTGAAACAAAGAGTAGGCGCTTCAAAAGTGATCGCATCTGGCGATTCGATTTTGGATCGTGGATTGCTTGATGTAGCAGACTATTCGATTGCACCAGCACATGGTGAACTGTATCGTGAATCGATAGCAGAACCTGCACTGCGTCATTATTCGTTTACATCAACTTCTGGTATTTTGGCAGCAGATGAGATTCTGCAATATGTGGTAGCTACGTTAGATCAAGAAGGGAAAGTCAGCTATGAGTCATAA